The Streptomyces sp. V3I7 genome segment GCCGGACGGCGTTGCGTACCCGCATGACGGCGTCGAAGCCGCGCAGCATCCAGAAGCCGGGGTGGGTGGGGTGCGGCGGGGCGGCGACGGGGAAGGCGAAGCTGCCGCCGGGCCGCAGCACGGAGTGGACCTGGGCGAACAGCCCGGGCAGCTCGCGCGGCAGGAAGTGCCCGAACGCCCCGAAGCTCACGGCCAGGTCGAAGGCCGGCGCGAACGGCAGCGCGCGGGCGTCGCCGCGCACCCAGGCGATCCGCGGCGCGGGCGGTCGCGGGTGCCGCCGGGCCACGTCGAGCATGCCGGCGCTGAAGTCGACGCCCGTAACGCTCGCCCGGCACACGCGCGCGAGCACGTCCGTCCCGGCCCCGGTGCCGCAGCACAGGTCGAGCCCGTCGTCGAACGGGCCGAGCCGCCCGAGGACGCCTGCCACGGAGTCGAGTACCGAGGCCGGGGTGCGGAAGGGGGTGTGGTCGAACTTCGGCGCGAGCAGGTCGTAGCCGTGCTCGACGGACGACAGCGCCTGGACGGCGAGTTCACGGAGGCTGGGGCCCTCGGGACCGTACATCCGCCCAGCCTAGGGGAACGGCCCGCGCGGGCTTCCCCGTTCCGCCCATCGGAAACCGA includes the following:
- a CDS encoding class I SAM-dependent methyltransferase, giving the protein MYGPEGPSLRELAVQALSSVEHGYDLLAPKFDHTPFRTPASVLDSVAGVLGRLGPFDDGLDLCCGTGAGTDVLARVCRASVTGVDFSAGMLDVARRHPRPPAPRIAWVRGDARALPFAPAFDLAVSFGAFGHFLPRELPGLFAQVHSVLRPGGSFAFPVAAPPHPTHPGFWMLRGFDAVMRVRNAVRRPPFVMYYRTLRFSLLRDELERAGFEVRQYALPDFGRRDDGSPRARLIVGRRLP